In the genome of Malania oleifera isolate guangnan ecotype guangnan chromosome 5, ASM2987363v1, whole genome shotgun sequence, the window ttgtagttatgttttccactgcttaaaTATAAATGGAATAAAAGGTACGGGAAAATGAATGACGTGGCACTCGGATCCCACAAGGTGGGGTCGGGCCACCATAAGACACGGTTAATCAGGTGTAACACACCAGACCTGGTTTACGGGTTCGGGACGTTACAGATGCAGCAAATACCTTCGCATAAACCACATCAGAAAAATCTCCCCATCAATTcttgaaaaccaaaaaaaatactCCTGAATAGAGAGATTGCTTTGAGTGTAACTAGCTATCTCATATTCCAACTGAAATCGAAGTGCAATATTATCCTGGTGATAAACCTTCAGCAAGTACTCCCACACAGCCTTCGCAGTGTTATAGGTCCTTAAATTGAGCACAATAAGAGGATCAAACCGACCCTAAAATCCAGAACATCACATGTGCATCTTTGACCTTCCATTTGGCCAACTCTTTAGGCTCCGTAGGAGCTGGATCACTACCATCAATCTGGCTCCACAATTCTTTCCCCgtaacaaataaatgaaactaGAATTCCCAAGCAAAGTAATTTTTTCTAATAAGATACACCCCAAAGGAATCACAAGAAGACATGATGAAACCCCCAAAGGAATCGCTAGAAGACATGATGAAACCCAACAAAAAATtgaatctcaaaaaaaaaaaatcctattcatGTGTCAATAGCCTTTGATGGGACCTCCAGAAACTTGAATTGGCAACGATATGTAGTAGAAACACTCCATAGATCAACACCACAAAAGATTTGTAACGAAACAGAATACCGAAAGCCACCAAAGATTCTGAAGCAAACAGAATCAACTACCCAATCCCAACCCAACAAAAACTGCTAAATAGCAATTTAACACCCACCAGAAACTCAACAAAAAACTGCtgacgacccaaaaattattaCTACCCACAAAAAAGAACTGAAAAAAAAATTCGAACAACCCTAATTGagataaaactctgataccatgtcaattgGATTGAATACCTCTCTATGTGAGGGTTCTCTCATATTATATAATAAATAGAAACATCAATTACAAGGCTGAACATCAATAATTTCATCCATCTCGGAGACTAAATAAGACAGTTATAATCAATCTGTTAATTACAAAACATCAACTACAATCAGCCTACTAATCACAGAATATGTACACCAATAATATAAAAACATGCTATAATTAGAGAGACTAATTATGGCATCGTATCTCAGtgacatataaaactaaaatagGCTTTTTTTATTATACTTTAAAAAACTACAAACGACTTTGTCCACAATATTGCAGTTATGGCTGAAACTTGAAACAAATGCCATGATTTTGCGCTATTGAGAGACAACTGCAGCAATACAGAATAAAGCATAATTTGCATTTGACCCATTCAATTCTGCTCATATATACGGTTTCTGCATCATTTGAAAtctaaccaaacataaaaaagaCACTCAAATAGTTACAGTTTTACACGGGAGTGATATTCAGTACCTCTAAGGAGCTTACAGCTGATGAATAGGACTGATGTGGACCGAATTGCCATGATAAGAAAAAAACTACATGATACAAACATTTCATCATGATGTTAAACAATAATAACCTCTCGTTTCAATGAATCAAAAtactattgaaaaaaaaaaaaaatacaactagaTTCAATGGGGCTTGAGTAGCTACCAACCACTTATAGAATATAAAAGCATAACTTAACTGAGGTTTCTGCACTTGCAGCCGAACTTTCTCCAGTTCACAGCTTCAGAGTAATCTACACCCCATTTTAGGACAAGAATATATCACTAAAGACAACTATTAATTCAGTCATAGTACTGTGGGTTTGGTTGATGGGCAAAAGGAAAAAAACAAGAACCTTGAGAAAATCATGTTGGGGAACTTCCACAAAACTCTAGCCAAGCAATGCCTGCAGTCTGTTCAACACACACAGATGAATGATTGAAAGGAACGGAAAAGATAAGAATAAACCAAAAATATTTACAGTTGTTAGAAAAACCAGACACAAGATATTTTCTGAGGTTATACAGCATGAAGTGTTTCAGCTCTCCTGTCAAACgacaaaaaaccaaaaataggGAAGTTATGGCCTGATGGCTTTTGCAGATATCCAACTTACACGAAATGAGACATTAACCAGAAAGCCATGAAGTATGGTACATTTCCTACCCAAGAGAAATGGacattgaaagtttgaaacagttAACAGCAGTAGATGACATGCTCTGGCCAGTTAAGAGCAAGTTGGCTTCCTACTTAAGGCTTGGACCTAAGTAGCCCAAACGCTCGGCTAAAACATTCACATCTACTTCACTCTCATCTTGTTCAGTAGCTGGAACATCCAACTCTGCTTCTAACCTCAGGTTCAATAACTCTTCCCAAAACCCCTCATCAAGCTCTTTATCCCGACTATCAGGCTGCTCCAACTCTTCCTGTTCTTCCTCTATCTCCCTTCTTGCTCTACCTAGACCTTGCATTTCCAATGCAAGTGCCTCAAGCTCTGATAGTTCAAACCCATGAGGATCTCCAAATTCCAGAGGTTCAATTTTAATGGGGGTGGGTCCTCCACCATTTCTGCCTCGATCAATGGGTCTTCTTCTCTTCTTGCAAATGGCTTCTTCAAgctcctttcctttttccttctgtTGGATCAATTGCTGTATGAATGCTGGATTCTGCATTGCTCTAGCTAAGAAATTCATCATCTGTTGCTGCTTCAACTCTGTTCCTTGTAATCTCAGTTCCATGGCTTGAAGGTGGGCTCTGGTGTTTTGCTGTTGCTGCCTCAGCTTTAACAGTTCCAACATCAACACCTGTTTGTCGCGCCTCAGACGGTCAACTTCTCCATCCAATCCAAACAACCCAACTTCCACACAGGGACCTGCGGCGGCTGCTGGTGGGAGAATAGCCTGAGAATGTGACTTTCTTCTCTTGATCGTCTTCAGGAGATGCTTCTGTCCTCTCAGAAATCCTTCATTGGCAAATTCCCATCTATCTGGATCAATCTTTCTAAACCCCTGAAGAAATAATATTTCATTATCAGAATCATAGTTGATGAAGCAAGAAATTTATTCTTtacagaaaaagaaaaatatttaatcagATGTAAATGTACAATGCAAGAACAGAACCCATCAAAGATTTGAGAGAGACTTAATTTATCATTCCTCGGGATTAGAGCTTAGCAATAATATATCTTATATATGTAATTTCCTAGTTTCTTCGCGAAATAAAAATTGAGGAGGACCCACTTCTGGAGAGAACCATAAATTATAATAGAACTAATAAAAACAATGGGTTGAAAATTCTATGCGAAATTTactagaaaataatattaaaataagacTCATTctaaattgaaaattgaaaattgaaaattgaaaattgaagaagaagaagaagaagaagaagatacacTGTTCCCTGAATATATGAGAAGTAGTCCAACAAAGACTGAAAAGTgagaaaccaaaaaataaaaagaaaaataaattaaagatataattaaaaaaattaagaaaatgttaaGAAAGTAGACTTTCTGAAGAACAAAAGATGAAAACAGGACACTGTCGTAATGGCTTCCTCCTAAGAGATACAGATTCAAGAGAATTCCAGAACCCATGTGAGGAATCACAATACTGAAACGCAATTCAACAGCGTTTCAACCAAAACATATTTGAACGAAGTTTACGTGGGACTGAGATTCATTGTACTGTTTTCTAATGAAAAAGCACTTGAGATACTTAAGAAAATTCAATTCttataatttttctttcttatatTGAAGTTTAGCCAGAACTGAGGTTATAAAAGTAAGAAGACTGCATAATCCTCCTTTTGGGATGAGTACATACTGAAGAGGAACTCACATAAGTATTGAGCTGCCTCACAAAGCTGGAGAAGTTGTTGTGCTTGAAGTATCTGGGGAGGAGATTCGCGGAGAAAGCATGAGGATCCCACACAACAAAGCTGCTCCCTGCTCTGCTCCACGAAACTATGTGATCCGCTGTCGGGTTGTCCACCATCTCAAAGGTTTTGTTGAGGAATGGCGGAGGGCCTGTGTCGTGTAGCCCCTCCATTGGCCGCGGCGGAGGCACCACCGCTGGTTCGCCGGACCCCGACGAACTCCCTCCCGCGTACTCCTCCTTCACCAAATACGGTGAATTCATGATCAATTTTCACAAATTAAAACACTCTAGCTTATTGGGTATTGCTTGTGTTCGAATTAATTCAGTGTCTTCGATGGTTTAAAGCTGATTTCGTTCTAGTCAAATTGCAGGACTAGACGAAGATTCGGAAGGATTTTGGTCGGGTGAATGCTTGATTGAGTGAGAGAAGAGCTCATGGAATACAAAAGGAGCAAAACAGAGTAAAACAGAGGGTAATGAAGTTTCAGAAACATGGAGAGGCAGTCCAGATACACAAGTAGGGAAGAAACCATAGAAAGGAGAATGAAAAGCGAAACTGGGAAAGGAGGTGACCGTTGAAGAAAGGAGAAGGACGAGTGAGATTTTTTTTCCGCCAGAGTTTTGGTAAACTTTACCCGCTGACGCAGCTTCTTTCAGAAGGCCGTTTATGCCGTTACTAAGAGTGCGCGAGCCATGCGATATTGTACAAAGAATCCACGGAAGTCGGTGCTGATGGCATTTTAAATAGGTAGCTGAAATATATAGGtccatgaaaaaataaaaaataaaaatagtacgCAGTGGAAGGTTCTGGAGCTCTTTGGGAGCAagccatttatttatttaatttttcatttcctATGGCATTAggctgaggagagagagagagagagagagaggaggtcCTTAGGAAAGTTCCGGAACTTCCCTTCTAATGAGGTATGGCAAGGGGCATGGAGGATGGACCCAGGTGTGTGGATTTGGTTTTTCAAAAGGGCTTTATAGAAAAAAAGACTTGCAAAAATTCTAATGACGATTTGCTGGAAGCATTAGACCAACTGATAATTGGTCTGAGCTACAATCTCCGCTGAAGGCTGGTTTTGATGTGGGGGCTTATCGTGGACTCCAGTTCGTGAATATTTGATGTGCTGAAGCCCTTCACTCCTGCATGTCAGCGCTCCGTCACTTTCAAAAGTTACCCCGTCACTTTCAAAAGTTAGTCGTCCTCATCATTCTCTCTCAACCAAATTCACTTTTTGTTCAAATCAAGCAAGTGCCCCAAAACCCATTTCATTGCAATAATCATCAATCCTTTTTATCCAAGTACAACTAAGTctcattcttaaagaaaaaggggaTGATTCTAGCAATACAAATATAACATGATCACacggaaaacataaaaaaaatatatggttcGACTAAACTTGACCTATGTCCACAGGAAAGAGGGAGTCCGCACTCTGAATATTTTTTCATTGAGATGAAGCGGTAATAAAGACAAAATGCATGCTCGAGGCTATGCATGCTCCACGAGTTGTATCTtcccaagaaaataaataaatgcacccacatgTATGGGTCAACAAATCACCCCCTCCAAACTTGTGGGGGCAACCAACTATCCGCTACTCTGATGCTGCAACATTGTGACCTCGTCCTAGTCTCTAAGCGTCCAAAACCCCTCGAGAGAGTGCCCGCACCCCCTTGCAGAGGTGCTCATGCTGGGATCATCTTTTGGATAATTTCAGTAGATCTAGGAGACCCCCTGAATCTGAGCATAACTCCAATTTCTCTATAGTCACTATCATTGTCAACATATCTGCTAGGTTTTGATTGCAAAGGATCTTCTCAATTGCTAATACCCCTTCGTCTAGAAGAGATATGATAAAGTGATAGCGGAGTCCAATGTGCTTGGTCTTTGAGTGGAATGCTGACTGTCACTATGCAAAACACTCTTCACCTCCTTGAAACTCAACTCTTTCAATAAACCTTAtaaccaaatcatctctttactagctTCTGTCATGGCTACatactctgcctctgtagtggaTAGAGCAACGATTTTCTTTATCTGTGACACCCAACTAATGGCAGTAGCACCTACTGTGAATACATATCCAGTAATGCTTCTTCTGTGATATATCTTGCCAGCAAAGTCTGTATCTACGTATCCCTGTAATGTCATATCACTTTTACCAAAGCATAAACAATTGTTAATTATACCTCCGAGATATCGAAATATCCATTTTACCACTTCCTAGTGGATTTTTCCTAGATTCGACATGAATCTGCTAACGGTTCCACTACATGACTGAGATCTAGTGTAAGAAGCCGGCTCGAGAATTTTGGATTAAAGAAATgagaaaaggggaaggaatttaaaaaggtgaaaacatcagggctcatcgacgagactcttTTCCTCGTCGAGGAAGTCCCTTCTACGGCTcggcgatgaaattcagaggttcattgACGAGTGAATACCGAGAGATTTTAggaattctgaaatctcaagctcgtcgactaGGCCACGCTGTCATTGACGAACACTCTTCTtctgctcatcgacgagccctcCATTACGTCAACGAGGCTGGCTAGGTCAAAGGTCAATAAGTTGAATTTTcatttgcttaatggttaagaaacataaaaatcccctttctctctctctctctagaacttgaaccgGTCTTTCTCTTTAAGGTTTCAGGTTTTCTATTACCTAAATCAACGATCTGActttactacgtggatcaggaggagaatctctacaattGTAACAgatcagatcttcgttttgaggatctTCGAGTTTTGatcaaaaattgaggtaagggtttgaATTCATTTTCGGTTCGGAAGATCTATAGTAGGTAGGGTTGTATTGAGGTATTGTTCTTCGacttttaggttttgggaacttggttcgctatTTTGGAGCTGTTTAgtttgtgtattgatttttgggaaaaggtaagaTGTAACGACGTGCTtcttttaccattttttttcatgatAATTAAACTAATAAACCTGGAaaatcataatcaacttgaacccgtgggtaccagggatacataagaaatacaacacggaagcctaagcagcaggaaacataaaattataaataaatatatatatatatatatatatatctcatattaccattcaacacaataccagagtttactataacTGTCATAAAATTACACACATCTAAAAAGTGtccaaaatagtcctagggtcgtcacccaaaatccgtctgaccctagcaagtacttacccttcagatagggtaggaCTGATGAACTTTaacgctgcggagctttatccgctcacCTATCTgtggctcttgaaatgtttatataatttggagtgagacacctcctagtaagggaaacaaactaataccaatgtgtggcaatacgagtattttcgtgttatacatataatagtataTAAACATTTTTAGTGAAACTGTCTGCTtcatatctaggaaaaacatgtatataatcatattatgatagaacatactggatttccataaacataattcatatcatataataaaaatacaaaaacaacgctggaaggttagctggttggtgtcatgcttacccctacatgattgggttgtgtggcccgaaggcgggacctgacaatagttgtCTAACTACAGTCAAGTCAAAGAAAATGTCTGTAAGcacaatgggtctgccagacctggtccgtagaCCAAGGGCGCCAACACTTAAATAATcaacatcaactatccatcctcacgctacctcgtacgacagcgataacacTAACATCATAATAATCATGATCacatagctatggtatcgtgttCGCGTaagcctaaactaagccaaccaggttctaatataacatatttcaaattgtgatacattgttattccataataatattagTCAAATCAATATcgtcatatcacatttcataacataatatgaaaatcttcggcccttacactagc includes:
- the LOC131155434 gene encoding heat stress transcription factor A-7a-like, with product MNSPYLVKEEYAGGSSSGSGEPAVVPPPRPMEGLHDTGPPPFLNKTFEMVDNPTADHIVSWSRAGSSFVVWDPHAFSANLLPRYFKHNNFSSFVRQLNTYGFRKIDPDRWEFANEGFLRGQKHLLKTIKRRKSHSQAILPPAAAAGPCVEVGLFGLDGEVDRLRRDKQVLMLELLKLRQQQQNTRAHLQAMELRLQGTELKQQQMMNFLARAMQNPAFIQQLIQQKEKGKELEEAICKKRRRPIDRGRNGGGPTPIKIEPLEFGDPHGFELSELEALALEMQGLGRARREIEEEQEELEQPDSRDKELDEGFWEELLNLRLEAELDVPATEQDESEVDVNVLAERLGYLGPSLK